The region TATGCTCATCAAAAGCAGCATTTTAATCGGTTTGCAGTTGAATTGTTGGAATCTTTAAAAAAAACACTCGATTCACAACAAGACATTTTTTCTATAAAAGTAAAATTGGCAATTGCTGCTAACATAATAGATTTCGGAAAATACAATAATCTGAATGAAAACGATGTGCTATTCTCGTTTGAAAAGGCGAAGGAAGTTCCCCTTGATTCGGTAGCATTGGCAGGCCTTAAGGAATCCATACATGATGCGGATAGCATTCTCTTTTTATGTGATAATGCAGGCGAAATAGTGTTCGATCGATTTCTGATAGAGGAGATGCCTTTTAAAAAGGTAATCTGTGCAGTCAGAGGTGCACCGGTAATTAATGATGCAACGTTAGATGATGCTCATGCGACAAGGCTCACTGAGATCGTGAGAGTCATATCGAACGGTTCTGATGCTCCGGGGACGGTTCTGGAAGATTGTTCTCCGGAATTCAGGCAGACTTTTGATGGAGCGGATGTCATCATAGCCAAGGGACAAGGCAACTTCGAAACATTAAGCTGTATTACCAACAAGAAAATTTATTTCCTCTTTCAAGTGAAGTGCCCTGTAGTCGGACGTGATACCGGATATCCTGTAGGATCGTTTCTCATACTGGATAATCAATCACGAAACAACAGTGGAGTAATAGAAGGTTCAAGATTAAATAAAATGGAGCTATGAAATGGCTAACGGACAAGGAATAGGAAGAATGGGTGGCGGAGGAGCGGGGCCTGGTGGTGAATGTGTATGTCAGGCATGTGGTCATCGTGAACCACATCAGCAAGGACAGCCTTGCAATCAGAAGAAATGTCCAAAATGCGGGCAGACAATGAGTCGTGGATAAGGAATGTTTCTATGCCCACCTATGAATACAAATGCAAATCATGTGGAAAGGTATTTCAAAAATTTCAAAGCATGACTGAAGCGCCATTGGCCGAATGCCCGACTTGCAAAGGATCGGTTGAGAGAATTGTAGGTACGGATGGTGGGTTGATTTTCAAGGGTGCCGGTTTCCACCGTAACAATTATCCAAGTACGCAAAGTTCCAGTTCACGTTGTGGAAGGGAAACACCGTGTTGCGGCAGGGATTCATTCTGTGGAAGTCCGAAATGCGAGACATGAAGGAAATCAGTTAGAATGCTGGATGATAATTTAAAATAGAATTAAGGAGGCAAAAGTATGGCTGTAAAAGTAGATAAAGAAAAGTGTACAGGCTGTGCTGCTTGCAAATCAGCTTGCCCGATGGATGCAATTGAGATGAAAAACGGGAAAGCCCACATCAATGAATCGTGCGTAGAATGCGGAGCTTGTTTGTCGAATTGTCCGCAAGGTGCTTTGAGTTTATAGTTCGTGGATGCAATATTAAGGAGGATACTTATGCCTTTACGTGATGGGACAGGGCCACTGGGGCTGGGGCCAGGATCTGGACGTAGAAACGACAACTGTTACGCAGGTTTCGGATATCGGAACATTTCGCGTGGAATATTTCACGGAAGACAAGGGCGGCTGCTCAGTATTGGTGTGCCACTTGTTGCAGCGATTCTGCGTGATTTGTTGAATCCATCTGGCGTGATTCGTCGGATCCCACAGTTAGCATCAGTTTTTAAGATTAAAGATTATGCTTATAGGAACATACGCGATGCACAATATAGCGAAATCAATTCACAATCTGTTCTTATGTCATCTAAAAAGAAGGCCTTTCAATGAGTATGCTGTATGTCAAACCTATTGGCTTTATAAGAAGTGAGCACAAAAAAGC is a window of Fibrobacter sp. DNA encoding:
- a CDS encoding DUF89 family protein gives rise to the protein MRTCFECLPCFVNQALGALENCDATKDQKTKTMRSVFCELADIDYDATPPVTAQKINRMISRAVGVKDLYAHQKQHFNRFAVELLESLKKTLDSQQDIFSIKVKLAIAANIIDFGKYNNLNENDVLFSFEKAKEVPLDSVALAGLKESIHDADSILFLCDNAGEIVFDRFLIEEMPFKKVICAVRGAPVINDATLDDAHATRLTEIVRVISNGSDAPGTVLEDCSPEFRQTFDGADVIIAKGQGNFETLSCITNKKIYFLFQVKCPVVGRDTGYPVGSFLILDNQSRNNSGVIEGSRLNKMEL
- a CDS encoding zinc ribbon domain-containing protein gives rise to the protein MPTYEYKCKSCGKVFQKFQSMTEAPLAECPTCKGSVERIVGTDGGLIFKGAGFHRNNYPSTQSSSSRCGRETPCCGRDSFCGSPKCET
- a CDS encoding 4Fe-4S binding protein, whose amino-acid sequence is MAVKVDKEKCTGCAACKSACPMDAIEMKNGKAHINESCVECGACLSNCPQGALSL